A genomic segment from Candidatus Brocadia sinica JPN1 encodes:
- a CDS encoding DJ-1/PfpI family protein: MRNRFLTPGLPFASFIFLSMLIVNVMGESAMQSAKEKKAVMIIASNNFRDEELLKPREVLEKNGVTVTVASSSLKEATGMLGAKVKPDILFTDITVTDYDTVIFIGGSGAGEYWDNPIAHKIANDANNAKKIVGAICIAPVTLARAGLLKNKKVTTYSSTINDIKSAGAKYTGNDVERDGNIITASGPAAAQKFGEAIVKALSQ, translated from the coding sequence ATGAGAAATAGATTTCTTACGCCAGGTTTGCCCTTCGCATCTTTTATTTTTTTAAGCATGTTGATTGTGAATGTAATGGGAGAAAGTGCTATGCAATCTGCAAAAGAAAAAAAAGCCGTAATGATTATTGCCAGTAATAATTTCAGGGATGAGGAGTTACTAAAACCCAGGGAAGTTTTGGAAAAAAATGGTGTAACAGTAACTGTGGCATCATCTTCATTAAAGGAAGCGACAGGCATGTTGGGAGCAAAGGTAAAGCCGGATATCCTATTTACTGACATTACTGTAACAGATTATGATACTGTTATATTTATCGGAGGTTCAGGAGCAGGCGAATATTGGGATAACCCGATCGCCCATAAGATCGCGAACGATGCAAATAATGCGAAAAAGATCGTAGGAGCTATCTGTATTGCACCGGTAACCCTTGCTAGGGCGGGATTGCTTAAGAATAAGAAGGTTACGACTTATTCCTCAACGATAAACGATATAAAATCAGCCGGTGCAAAATATACAGGTAATGATGTTGAAAGGGATGGGAATATCATTACCGCCAGTGGTCCTGCAGCAGCACAAAAATTTGGGGAGGCTATTGTCAAGGCACTCAGTCAGTAA
- a CDS encoding TldD/PmbA family protein — translation MISIEELQSCVRNGIDFVKKQKDVIDAEIFASWNEQITVRLNYTSDIPCSGVQEPKSTQLSGIGLLVVFKTGKEIKIGFGSASHTITPKGIVEAFNKAKKNKIHDSDFKSLPVSIGKPVLENYHDPAVMEISDEAIIDLGWRGLKGALTEYNQKHFIKSIIVGGDVTIKKERMAIVNTKGIDDFDESTILTTNITSMIEMERVKGTGWNTSTHLSGFYPEEAGRESAESAIRTIGGERIAAGTYNVVFGRQPVTDLFTNLVIPALSLSSINTSDTPFLGKLGQKIASELLTVYDDGTIKGAIGSKKISCEGIPTGRTDLIHNGFLVGFLANNYLSKKLANKIVSFTPRNGFRFEKGGRNYTMQPQICPTNIVIGGKEEVPSQSLLSKINDGIYIGRIWYTYPINGLAAGDFTSTIIADSYLVKGGKIVKPLKPNTVRINNNITDILDKIIAVSNDKRQTVVWGGEEVVLAPEIAVQDIKLENISDFIS, via the coding sequence ATGATAAGTATAGAAGAACTCCAAAGTTGTGTTCGTAACGGAATAGATTTCGTCAAAAAACAGAAGGATGTTATTGATGCAGAAATCTTTGCATCCTGGAATGAACAAATAACTGTACGTCTCAATTATACATCAGACATTCCTTGCAGCGGTGTCCAAGAACCCAAATCAACGCAATTAAGCGGTATTGGTTTATTGGTTGTTTTTAAGACAGGAAAAGAAATCAAGATCGGGTTTGGCAGCGCCTCTCATACGATTACCCCAAAAGGCATTGTGGAGGCATTCAATAAGGCAAAGAAAAACAAAATCCACGATTCCGACTTTAAATCTCTGCCGGTATCTATCGGTAAACCAGTATTAGAAAACTATCACGATCCGGCAGTAATGGAAATAAGTGATGAGGCAATTATTGATTTGGGTTGGCGAGGGCTAAAAGGCGCCCTTACGGAATACAATCAAAAACATTTTATCAAATCAATTATTGTCGGCGGCGATGTTACCATCAAGAAAGAACGTATGGCCATTGTCAATACAAAAGGTATTGATGATTTCGATGAATCCACCATTCTTACAACCAACATAACCTCTATGATCGAGATGGAAAGAGTCAAAGGTACAGGATGGAATACCAGTACCCATTTATCCGGTTTTTATCCCGAAGAGGCCGGACGAGAATCGGCTGAAAGCGCAATAAGGACAATCGGGGGAGAGAGGATAGCCGCTGGGACATACAATGTTGTCTTTGGAAGACAGCCAGTGACGGATTTATTTACAAACCTTGTGATACCGGCCTTAAGCCTTTCTTCCATAAATACATCAGATACCCCTTTTCTGGGGAAATTAGGACAAAAGATTGCATCTGAATTATTAACCGTTTATGACGACGGCACCATAAAGGGCGCTATCGGGAGTAAAAAAATTTCCTGCGAGGGTATTCCTACAGGAAGAACGGACCTCATCCACAATGGTTTTCTTGTGGGTTTTCTTGCAAACAATTATCTTTCAAAAAAATTGGCGAATAAAATCGTTTCATTTACACCGAGAAATGGTTTCCGTTTTGAAAAAGGCGGAAGAAACTATACGATGCAACCCCAAATATGCCCAACGAATATTGTGATAGGAGGCAAGGAAGAAGTACCCAGTCAATCTCTATTATCGAAAATAAATGATGGTATTTATATCGGAAGAATTTGGTATACTTACCCCATCAATGGGCTTGCCGCAGGTGACTTTACCAGCACCATCATTGCCGATTCCTACTTAGTAAAGGGAGGTAAAATTGTTAAACCTCTAAAACCCAATACCGTAAGGATTAATAATAATATAACGGATATTTTGGATAAAATTATTGCTGTATCAAACGATAAAAGGCAAACAGTTGTCTGGGGAGGCGAAGAGGTTGTTCTAGCGCCGGAAATTGCAGTTCAAGATATTAAGTTAGAGAACATCTCTGACTTTATATCTTAA
- a CDS encoding HU family DNA-binding protein translates to MQTTTKRDLCEKIARRTDNTHMVVKKTIQMFLDEIIGELAQGNRIELRDFGVFEIRQRAARKARNPRTGDVAFVPAKNVVVFKVGKLMREKVGNATPTQESTQET, encoded by the coding sequence ATGCAAACAACGACAAAAAGGGACCTCTGTGAAAAGATTGCCAGAAGGACAGACAATACCCATATGGTAGTAAAAAAAACGATTCAAATGTTTTTAGACGAGATTATTGGTGAGCTAGCACAAGGTAATCGTATTGAATTACGTGATTTCGGAGTTTTCGAAATACGTCAGCGTGCTGCTAGAAAAGCAAGAAATCCAAGGACCGGAGATGTAGCTTTTGTTCCTGCTAAAAATGTGGTAGTATTTAAAGTAGGTAAATTAATGAGAGAAAAGGTTGGCAATGCAACACCAACCCAGGAGTCTACTCAGGAAACATAA
- a CDS encoding SoxR reducing system RseC family protein, protein MFKQKQVIEKGIIKYISGNHATVEIIKPNSQECKSCGVCMGIENNPNLLEVNVFPGLGVGQQITLKITEHSPYKSMILILILPIVNLLAGCLLGQKFYFIYPGSQNVRMVSCGFISFILSIVAVSIYDKKIKNKKHARRKIISIDTQDNYTLITR, encoded by the coding sequence ATGTTCAAACAAAAACAGGTTATCGAAAAAGGGATTATAAAATATATCAGTGGTAATCACGCGACTGTGGAAATAATAAAGCCTAATTCACAGGAATGCAAAAGTTGTGGTGTTTGTATGGGTATAGAAAACAATCCTAATCTTTTAGAAGTGAATGTATTTCCTGGTTTAGGCGTCGGTCAGCAAATAACACTAAAAATAACCGAACATTCTCCATACAAAAGCATGATACTTATTCTCATATTACCTATCGTAAACTTACTAGCAGGCTGTTTACTGGGTCAGAAATTTTACTTTATCTATCCAGGCTCACAAAACGTGAGAATGGTATCCTGCGGGTTTATTTCCTTTATATTATCTATCGTAGCTGTGAGTATCTATGACAAAAAGATAAAAAACAAAAAACACGCACGCCGAAAAATCATATCAATTGATACTCAAGACAATTATACTTTGATTACACGATAA
- a CDS encoding sigma-70 family RNA polymerase sigma factor has translation MEFALQVYIKDLRKISPLTIEEERRLFEKVAGGDSRAKESIVVAYLPLVIKIARRFVYYGTSLLDLVSEGNIGLIRAVERFDYTLGQRFGKYASWWIKWTIQRALINNSKTVHIPIYMAERVSKWKRTSSKLTNTLHRLPNRDEIAQELNVDEKQARWIERAVRQTFTINEVDLQKDDSMELSDHIRDESVKMPEEALIESHDKNELRRLLEIIDHQEARVLKMRYGFDGLEPMTLREVSKKLNISREWVRKIEKKALSKLNQLMCCNE, from the coding sequence ATGGAATTTGCGCTTCAGGTTTACATAAAAGATTTAAGGAAAATTTCCCCCCTCACCATAGAAGAAGAAAGAAGATTATTTGAAAAGGTTGCCGGGGGTGATTCGAGGGCAAAAGAATCTATTGTGGTAGCTTATCTTCCATTGGTTATAAAGATTGCCAGGCGATTTGTTTACTATGGGACATCTCTTCTGGACCTGGTTAGTGAAGGAAATATTGGGCTTATACGTGCCGTGGAGAGATTTGACTACACGTTGGGTCAACGGTTTGGCAAATACGCTTCATGGTGGATAAAATGGACTATTCAACGTGCTTTGATTAATAACTCAAAAACCGTACACATTCCTATTTATATGGCGGAAAGGGTTTCCAAATGGAAGAGAACATCATCGAAATTGACGAATACCCTTCACAGACTGCCCAATCGGGATGAAATTGCACAAGAATTGAACGTCGATGAAAAACAGGCTCGGTGGATAGAAAGGGCTGTACGACAAACTTTTACTATAAACGAGGTAGATTTACAAAAAGATGATTCAATGGAACTTAGCGACCATATTCGTGATGAGAGTGTGAAGATGCCTGAAGAGGCATTGATTGAATCGCATGACAAGAATGAATTAAGAAGATTGCTTGAGATAATTGATCATCAAGAGGCGAGGGTTTTGAAAATGAGATATGGGTTTGATGGTTTAGAACCCATGACACTTCGGGAAGTAAGCAAAAAGCTCAACATCAGCCGGGAGTGGGTCAGGAAGATAGAAAAAAAAGCCTTATCGAAACTCAACCAACTTATGTGTTGTAATGAGTGA
- a CDS encoding serine/threonine-protein kinase — MENRVNTEFGNLAISEGFATPEQVYICQQVANIFEEEDPRKSLEVIMKDRGYITSEQETYLLKKMGVTVVLCPHCNERIKKANNDPQKTIDCKRCGKKFEHEKSCQTNPQQISLTSNKTLAAFSQQTCDLYIGKLLGKKYEIIEKIAVGGWSTIYKAKRRLLNIDDIVAVKILHINLSDNPQDIKRFYNEAATIRELRHPNAIHLYDFDRDASGIIYMAMEFIHGNNLKETIRNNGTFDITRMLNIIFQVCDVISTAHKHPRKIIHRDITPQNIMLSKVGEVDDFVKVLDFGIAKLRTQDNISLTGSIVGTPLYMAPEQWRGECDERTDIYSLGTIMYEMLAGETPFRGDQIMLMNKHLNEKPQPFRKLHKNLKIPKYLENIIFCCLEKNKEKRPQSIDELKSLLQRGKCSAKLQLAHYSRNNLLLIIPTFLSVPLALYVFLLPKEYKKSSAVPHKSVHIRNTPGETGRSQKNDNAIRQKPQGDNLGSFLDKETNKYKRAQDPSNNKMSVKVPHPINSVNAGHIADGKKTTHDNYLDTAVDNIQKYDINKSAKGTLIKPGTKETVKKELLSWLREYKKAWEKGDIETLKELGHISSEKEEGKLRHHYQYVHDVKVSIQNEIIEVHDDNNHATVSFDRTDAWTDERGNRHQRVLPRITKILRNENNTWKITKKTDELAKQNPIYRSILDNIATKYDYLRNNITITYDHLREQINDRFTK, encoded by the coding sequence ATGGAAAACAGAGTAAATACAGAGTTTGGAAATCTTGCTATCTCCGAAGGATTTGCTACACCTGAACAGGTTTATATTTGCCAACAGGTTGCCAATATCTTTGAGGAAGAAGACCCAAGAAAAAGTCTCGAAGTTATCATGAAAGATCGTGGCTATATAACATCCGAACAAGAAACCTATCTTTTAAAAAAGATGGGGGTCACTGTCGTATTATGCCCCCACTGCAATGAAAGAATCAAGAAAGCCAATAACGATCCCCAGAAAACTATTGATTGCAAACGCTGTGGGAAAAAATTTGAACATGAAAAATCTTGTCAAACCAACCCACAGCAAATATCTCTCACGTCCAACAAGACGTTGGCAGCCTTTTCGCAGCAAACGTGCGATCTCTATATTGGCAAGCTATTAGGGAAAAAATATGAAATAATAGAAAAAATCGCCGTAGGTGGATGGAGTACTATATACAAAGCCAAAAGGAGGTTGCTGAATATCGATGATATTGTTGCAGTGAAAATATTACATATAAACCTAAGTGACAACCCTCAGGACATTAAGAGATTTTATAATGAAGCGGCTACTATCAGAGAATTACGACACCCCAATGCGATTCACCTATACGACTTTGACCGGGATGCAAGCGGTATAATTTACATGGCTATGGAATTTATCCATGGCAACAATTTAAAAGAAACTATAAGGAACAACGGCACATTCGACATTACAAGGATGTTAAATATTATTTTCCAAGTCTGTGATGTAATATCGACTGCACACAAACACCCCAGAAAAATCATTCATCGGGATATTACTCCTCAGAATATTATGTTGTCCAAAGTAGGGGAGGTAGATGATTTTGTAAAAGTTTTAGATTTTGGGATAGCAAAACTGCGGACACAGGACAATATATCCCTGACCGGAAGCATTGTAGGAACCCCTCTTTACATGGCACCTGAACAATGGCGAGGTGAGTGTGACGAAAGGACAGATATATATTCACTGGGGACAATTATGTATGAAATGCTGGCGGGAGAGACCCCGTTTCGGGGGGATCAGATCATGTTAATGAACAAACATTTAAATGAAAAGCCGCAACCTTTTCGAAAGTTACACAAAAATTTAAAGATTCCAAAATATCTTGAAAATATTATATTTTGTTGTTTGGAAAAAAACAAGGAGAAGAGACCACAATCAATAGATGAACTCAAATCATTATTACAAAGAGGAAAATGCAGTGCTAAGTTACAACTTGCGCATTATTCCAGAAATAATTTACTTCTTATAATTCCAACCTTCCTGTCAGTTCCCCTGGCACTCTACGTATTCCTTTTGCCAAAAGAATATAAAAAATCCAGTGCTGTTCCACACAAGAGTGTTCATATTCGTAACACCCCCGGAGAAACGGGCAGGTCCCAAAAAAATGATAACGCGATACGACAAAAACCACAAGGTGATAACTTGGGGAGTTTTTTAGATAAAGAAACGAATAAATACAAGAGGGCACAAGACCCTAGCAACAATAAAATGTCAGTCAAGGTTCCGCATCCCATTAACAGCGTAAATGCAGGTCATATTGCTGATGGGAAAAAAACTACTCATGATAATTATTTAGATACTGCTGTTGACAATATTCAAAAATATGACATTAATAAAAGCGCAAAAGGGACGCTAATAAAACCGGGCACAAAGGAAACAGTAAAAAAGGAACTATTAAGCTGGCTACGGGAGTATAAGAAGGCATGGGAAAAAGGGGATATTGAGACGCTAAAAGAGCTTGGGCATATATCTTCCGAAAAAGAAGAAGGAAAACTCCGACATCATTACCAATATGTACACGATGTTAAAGTTTCCATTCAAAATGAAATAATTGAGGTACACGATGATAACAACCACGCCACCGTCAGTTTTGACAGAACAGATGCGTGGACTGACGAGCGTGGTAATCGACACCAAAGGGTTTTACCCAGAATAACCAAAATCCTTCGTAACGAAAATAATACGTGGAAGATTACCAAAAAGACCGACGAATTGGCAAAGCAAAACCCAATATATCGGAGTATTTTGGATAATATTGCCACAAAATATGATTATTTGAGAAATAACATTACCATAACATATGATCATTTGCGGGAACAAATCAATGATCGTTTTACAAAATAA
- a CDS encoding ferredoxin codes for MRAKVDADVCTGCELCTQTCPEIFFMQGDVAVAKNIEVPSEQEDACRQAAEECPVEAIIIEE; via the coding sequence ATGCGAGCAAAAGTAGACGCTGATGTTTGTACTGGCTGTGAACTATGTACCCAGACGTGTCCTGAAATATTTTTCATGCAAGGCGACGTGGCTGTAGCCAAAAATATTGAAGTTCCTTCAGAACAAGAAGATGCTTGCAGACAAGCGGCTGAAGAATGTCCGGTAGAAGCAATTATAATTGAAGAGTAA
- a CDS encoding NTPase has product MKKHILLTGKPGIGKTSVVKKIIPFLGAKAGGFYTEEIRELDRRMGFRVVTLDGEDGVLAHVEFNSNNKVGKYRVDLDSFEKVAIPALERAMEHKSVIVIDEIGKMELFSMKFREMVRKILDSEKTLLCVIKENADTFTEGIKKRKDVTLVTVNYENRDTLPEVVFEMLKTVKKS; this is encoded by the coding sequence ATGAAGAAACATATTCTATTAACGGGTAAACCAGGTATCGGTAAGACATCAGTCGTTAAAAAAATCATACCCTTTTTGGGAGCGAAAGCAGGGGGATTCTATACAGAAGAAATCCGTGAGTTGGACAGGCGCATGGGTTTTAGGGTTGTAACACTGGATGGAGAGGATGGTGTTCTGGCGCACGTTGAATTTAATAGTAATAATAAAGTTGGTAAATATCGGGTTGACCTGGATTCCTTCGAAAAGGTTGCCATACCAGCTTTAGAGAGGGCTATGGAGCACAAATCAGTTATCGTTATCGATGAAATTGGGAAAATGGAACTCTTTTCAATGAAATTCAGGGAGATGGTAAGGAAAATTCTCGATAGTGAAAAAACCCTTCTCTGCGTTATAAAAGAAAATGCCGATACTTTTACTGAAGGTATTAAAAAACGTAAAGATGTTACTCTAGTAACGGTAAATTATGAAAATAGAGATACTTTGCCAGAAGTGGTATTTGAGATGTTGAAAACAGTGAAAAAGAGTTAA
- a CDS encoding large ribosomal subunit protein bL34 codes for MKVNIRKSSIKHKRMCGFRKRMRTKGGRAILKRRRRIGRRPLLDV; via the coding sequence ATGAAGGTTAATATCAGGAAGAGTTCTATAAAACATAAAAGGATGTGCGGTTTTCGAAAGAGGATGCGGACGAAGGGTGGGCGTGCAATCCTTAAAAGGAGAAGAAGAATTGGCAGAAGGCCGCTCCTTGACGTTTAG
- a CDS encoding transporter, with product MVTRFLLIIFVTLLIVTRFVTISLAKSLSDVITTLYSGNGIPVTKVFEKERDTGGIDVVTTVQVPLDSISEIQGLNSVLNTEKGEFPVSSTSGGFTFQYDSELEVFTRTTDSLGPIFAERAPTLGKGKLNFGFSYTYIHFSTLEGRDLDNLESIVLLDEKQKDKNLLQLDFDVDVKTNLFSFYGTYGITDRWDVSMLVPVMQIQLDVDSTAKILNRTRKKGITGKTLGYSLDSGETMSDEVSGASTGLGDIFLRSKYNLVTSKWIDFSTALDLKLPTGDDDELLGTGRTSVKPFIILSKNINHFTPHFNLGYEFNSGTEGHDRIVYTGGTDYAFSMENNHFSVAVDIIGRHKTERSDIGNDIVDFSTGFKWSPRMGMLVFFNIQTPLNDDGLRADWIPTIGYELNF from the coding sequence ATGGTAACAAGATTTCTCTTAATCATATTTGTCACTTTATTAATAGTTACTCGTTTTGTAACCATTAGTTTAGCCAAAAGTCTATCAGACGTAATTACTACATTATATAGTGGAAACGGCATCCCTGTAACAAAGGTATTTGAAAAGGAAAGAGATACGGGTGGGATAGATGTAGTTACAACCGTTCAGGTACCACTAGATTCAATTTCTGAAATTCAGGGTCTGAATTCAGTGTTAAATACCGAAAAGGGGGAGTTCCCGGTAAGTTCAACAAGTGGTGGTTTTACTTTTCAGTACGATAGCGAATTAGAGGTATTCACAAGGACGACAGACAGCCTTGGGCCTATTTTTGCAGAAAGGGCGCCTACCCTCGGAAAAGGAAAGTTAAATTTTGGTTTTTCTTACACCTACATTCACTTTTCGACACTGGAAGGAAGAGACTTGGACAATTTAGAGTCCATTGTATTATTAGATGAAAAACAAAAAGATAAAAATTTACTTCAGCTTGATTTTGATGTGGATGTCAAAACTAATTTATTTTCTTTTTATGGTACCTATGGAATAACAGACCGGTGGGACGTCTCCATGCTTGTACCTGTCATGCAGATCCAACTTGACGTCGACAGTACTGCAAAGATATTAAATCGGACACGGAAAAAAGGGATAACGGGTAAAACTCTGGGTTACAGCCTGGACTCCGGAGAAACAATGAGTGATGAAGTTTCCGGCGCATCCACAGGACTTGGTGATATCTTCTTACGGAGCAAGTACAATCTCGTAACATCTAAGTGGATAGATTTTTCAACTGCACTCGATCTGAAGCTGCCGACGGGAGACGATGATGAACTTTTAGGAACAGGAAGAACCAGTGTAAAGCCGTTTATCATACTTTCAAAAAATATTAACCATTTTACACCACATTTTAACTTAGGATATGAGTTCAATAGCGGAACTGAAGGACACGACAGAATCGTGTATACCGGCGGTACTGATTATGCCTTTAGTATGGAAAATAATCATTTCTCTGTTGCGGTAGATATTATTGGCCGTCACAAAACAGAGAGATCAGATATCGGCAATGATATTGTAGATTTTTCAACAGGGTTTAAGTGGAGTCCACGTATGGGAATGCTTGTGTTTTTTAATATACAAACACCACTTAACGACGATGGCCTCAGAGCTGATTGGATTCCAACGATAGGATACGAGTTAAATTTCTAA
- a CDS encoding TldD/PmbA family protein, with product MGEDSSISFGIRMLAGEMSAWGFYGQPIGETESNPKTFSKIVTLGINRAHARAIANANKKAEFKPIAPALTGVNLAKTDSSRDVIGAVFDEDPRNVSLKEVITLCTKISGEMHGISEDVQYAALDAQTGIRRELFCSTEGASIDQSYALTQGTVAVVAQKAGGVPEVCYDYLGNLRGWEVIKDKNVYKQSLADFAFMRTHETLELTEADFLPATNDAVVVVTNPHFNALLVHEIVGHPTEADRALKLETAYAGRSWLFRDFHDNELGKQIASPLLSAYSDPSINGYGHYKYDAEGTPAKRVNLIENGVLKEFMNGREYAAILNYPPNGSMRATESNYVPLVRMTNTVFANGNKSPAEIIAEVKEGYFIVNHRIPSISESRENFRISAQKVYRIENGKLTKLYRQGGITADSKDFLMNVDAVGNDFAVFPIPNCGKGQPMQVMRVGNGGPTLRSRARLTGRQES from the coding sequence ATGGGTGAAGATTCTTCTATTTCTTTTGGCATAAGGATGCTTGCGGGCGAGATGAGTGCATGGGGGTTTTATGGCCAGCCTATTGGAGAGACGGAATCCAACCCAAAAACTTTCAGCAAAATAGTCACTCTGGGAATAAACAGGGCGCATGCAAGGGCAATAGCCAACGCGAACAAAAAGGCAGAGTTCAAACCAATCGCCCCGGCACTGACAGGGGTAAATCTTGCAAAGACCGATAGCAGTCGGGATGTTATTGGCGCCGTATTTGACGAAGATCCGAGGAATGTATCTTTGAAAGAGGTCATTACCCTTTGTACAAAAATTTCTGGTGAAATGCATGGTATTTCCGAAGACGTGCAATACGCCGCCCTGGACGCGCAAACAGGTATAAGGCGAGAATTGTTTTGCAGCACCGAAGGTGCCAGCATTGACCAATCATATGCACTTACCCAGGGAACGGTAGCTGTTGTGGCACAAAAAGCAGGTGGTGTCCCTGAGGTTTGTTACGATTATCTTGGAAATCTTCGTGGATGGGAAGTTATAAAAGATAAAAACGTTTATAAACAATCGCTTGCCGATTTTGCTTTCATGCGAACACATGAAACCCTGGAACTTACAGAGGCAGATTTTCTACCCGCCACGAACGACGCTGTTGTGGTTGTAACAAATCCGCATTTTAATGCACTTTTAGTCCATGAAATTGTAGGACATCCGACAGAGGCAGACAGGGCATTGAAACTCGAAACGGCCTACGCAGGGCGATCCTGGTTATTTAGAGATTTTCATGATAACGAGTTGGGAAAACAGATTGCGTCTCCTCTTTTAAGCGCATATTCGGATCCATCCATCAATGGATATGGACATTACAAGTACGATGCGGAAGGAACTCCTGCAAAGCGGGTAAATCTTATCGAAAACGGTGTACTTAAGGAATTTATGAATGGACGTGAATACGCTGCAATACTGAACTACCCCCCAAACGGTTCTATGAGGGCAACTGAATCCAATTATGTCCCCCTTGTACGAATGACCAATACAGTCTTTGCAAACGGGAATAAATCCCCCGCAGAAATAATTGCCGAAGTGAAAGAGGGGTATTTCATTGTCAACCACCGCATCCCGTCCATTAGTGAATCCAGAGAAAATTTTCGAATTTCTGCACAAAAGGTATACAGGATAGAAAATGGGAAGCTTACAAAACTCTATCGACAAGGCGGCATTACGGCCGATTCAAAGGATTTTCTCATGAACGTCGATGCCGTGGGAAATGATTTTGCAGTCTTTCCTATCCCCAATTGCGGAAAAGGACAACCCATGCAGGTAATGCGCGTTGGGAATGGTGGGCCCACATTGCGTTCCAGGGCACGATTAACAGGACGTCAAGAATCATGA
- a CDS encoding MTH1187 family thiamine-binding protein, producing the protein MIAEISVVPIGKGTDLARYVAKIVKIIDESGLDYKLNAMGTVIEGDSERVFDLIQKCHNKMLELSERVYTTVKIDERKDKKVNMLEHKVLAVEKELGKILKK; encoded by the coding sequence ATGATTGCCGAGATTAGTGTGGTCCCCATTGGGAAGGGAACTGATCTGGCTCGATACGTTGCCAAGATCGTCAAAATCATCGACGAGAGTGGATTGGACTACAAACTCAATGCCATGGGTACTGTGATAGAAGGTGACAGTGAACGTGTATTTGACTTGATTCAGAAATGCCACAATAAGATGTTAGAGCTATCAGAAAGGGTATATACCACGGTAAAGATAGACGAAAGGAAGGACAAGAAGGTAAATATGCTTGAGCATAAAGTGCTTGCTGTAGAGAAGGAACTGGGGAAGATTTTGAAAAAATAA